The genomic segment TTCTGGTTATTCGATTTCAGGAAATTATCATATAAAAAATGAAAACCTTCATCAATAAAAGTGTCATATTTTTTCCAGAAATCCTGACTTTCCTGATAGTTTTTTAAAATTCCGGGATTTATTTGGTTTTTTAAAACTTCGAAAACTTTCTCGTTTTTAAACTTCCAGATTCCAAGACAATAACGCAAAGCAAAACTATAGCCTGAATATTGAAAATATAAATCGTCATTTTTTACAGAAGCTAAAACACCGATAAAATTACATTCGTTTTCGCTCGCAAAACCTATTTGATGCGCCATTTCGTGAGAAGCCGTTAGCGGAAATGAATACATAGGTAATAAATCATTTACCTGCGCTTCGTTTGTAAATGGATTCAAATATCCTCCAAAGCCCATATAAGTTAAGGGTACACTGAATAATGATTTTTTTACACTCAAGGTCTGATATTTAAAATAAGGATGTTCGGCTGCTAAATTTTCGTAACCGTTTAAATTCATCTTAAAAACTTCTTCCTGAGAATAAGGAAAACTAATTTTTTTGTCCTTATTTTTTGTGATTTTAAACTGAATTTCATTAGTTTTTACAATCAGTCTTTTTGTAAAGGCTAATAAATCAGCATCGGTATATTCTCTTTTGATTTCCATTTTCTCGAAAAGAGGTTTTCTATAATAATTGAATGCCCAAAGCACATGAAAGAAAAAGTAAAAAACAGAAATTTTACCTGTGATTTTTAAAAGATGATCTTTCCAGTCTGACTTCCAGGTTTTCCGAATTTTCCAAAACCAGCTTATAATTGACAAGATAAGAATAGCGTAAATACAATCTCCAACCGAAAATGGAATTTTACCTAAAATTGTTCGTGAAAAGTTTGAAATTCTAATGTATAAATTGTTGCTGTAAAGACCCTCGACATAATCTGGAAAAAACGGCAGGATTTTTAAAAAGAGAATCTGGATTAAAAGAAATAAAGGAAGTATATATTTTGATTTCACAGTATAATTTTTGGATAAGTAAATATAATTACAATTATTATAACTAAAAAAAAATTGTATTTGAGGAATTTGATTTTAAGGTGACTAATTAGTGCTAATTCGTGAAATTTGTGTCTAAAAAAGCATTTAAACTTTGTAACTTTGAAACTCTTAATTGTTAAACATCAAACAAAATATAATGAGTCAGGAAATTAGAAATCTGGAACCAAAAGCACTTTGGAACAAATTTGCAGATTTAAACGCCGTTCCGCGTCCGTCAAAAAAAGAAGAGCGAGTAATCGAGTTTATGAAAAACTTTGGAAACAGCTTAGGTTTAGAAACTTTTGAAGACGAAATTCGAAATGTAATCATCAGAAAACCGGCAACTCCGGGAATGGAAAACCGTAAACCAATTGTAATGCAAGGGCACCTTGATATGGTGCACCAAAAAAATGCAGATACAGTTTTTGATTTCGACACACAAGGAATCGATATGTATGTTGATGGTGACTGGGTTCGTGCTCGCGGTACAACTCTTGGTGCAGACAATGGATTGGGAGTAGCTACAATTATGGCGATTTTGGAAAGTAAAGATATTCCGCATCCGGCAATTGAAGCTTTGTTTACAGTTGATGAAGAAACCGGAATGACCGGTGCATTAAACCTTAAAGGAGGAATTTTACAAGGTCAGATTTTATTGAATCTTGATACCGAAGAAGATGATGAAATTGATATTGGATGTGCTGGAGGAATTGACGTAACAGCGACAAGAGAATATAATGAAGAAGAAGTTCCTGAAGGCTCTGTTGGATATACTATTACGGTAAAAGGCCTAAACGGCGGACATTCTGGAATGGATATTCACAAAGGATTAGGAAATGCAAATAAAATCATGAACCGTTTATTATTTGATGGTTTTGAGAATTTTGGTTTACAGATTACTGAAATCAATGGCGGAAGTCTTAGAAATGCAATTCCAAGAGAAAGTGTTGCAAAAGTGATTATTTCTCAAATGTTTGATGAAGCCTTTGTGTTTGATATGCAGGAAATTATTACTGATATCAAAGCGGAATACAAAACGACTGAACCTAATTTATCTATCGAAATCGTTAAAACTGAATTGCCTGAAAAAGTAATGGATTTAGGTGTTCAGGAAGGGATTATCAGAGCCATTTACGCAGCTCAAAACGGAGTTTACAGAATGAGTGCTGATATGGCTGATTTGGTTGAAACTTCAAACAATATTGCGCGAGTAGTGGTAAAAGACGGTGAAATTTTGGTTGGATGTTTAACACGTTCTTCTGTTGAATCTTCAAAATTTGATCTCGCTAATTCTTTGCGTTCGGCCTTTGAATTAGTTGGATGCGAAGTTGAACTTTCCGGATCTTACCCAGGATGGACTCCAAATGTAAATTCTGAAATATTAGAAGTTTTAAAAGATATTTACGAAAAGCAAAATGGTGAACAGCCTAAAGTGGTTGCTTGTCACGCAGGTTTAGAATGTGGAATTTTAGGAACAAATTATCCGGGAATGGATATGATTTCTTTTGGGCCAACTATTCATGGAGCACACTCTCCAGATGAAAGAGCCAGCATTTCATCGGCTCAAAAATATTGGAAATTTGTATTAGAAATTCTTTCGAATATACCGGTGAAATAGTTTGCAGTCACAGTTTTACAGTCGCAGTTTTTTAGTTAATATTGATAACTAAAAAACTGCGACTGCGACTGAAAACTTAATTTCGTTTCAACACTTTATATTGCTCGTAGCAGCCACTAATGGCATCTAAGATTTGTAAGTCGTTTGCTGTTTGAATAAACGCATCAGAATAGTTGCAGCGGTGCATTATCTCAGGAATTTCATCTTTACTTATTCCTAAAAGTACAGCAATAGTTTCACGATCGTATTTGGTCTCTAAAAGATTTCTTATCGTATCGTCTTTTTTCATATCCTTTAACTTCTTGAGCTCTCTGGCGTTTTTTCCAAAGAAATTATAAAGCATATCGGCAGGATTAAAAATAGAACCTAAAACTTTACCAAAGGCATTTGGAGAATATTCACCTGCTTCATAACCTTGTGTAAGGCCGGAAATACTGTATCGGTAGTTTTCTTTTGTTGGAATTAATTTTGAATCAATTTCAAGATATCCAGTCAAATTAAAAGGAGCAATAACAACTTCTTCAAGTGCAATTGCTTTTTCAGTAAGCTGAATTCGAGTTACTTTATTTTTTATCCAGTCATTTGTTACTCTGATTCTAAGAGATTGAAATCCTAAAAGAGAAAAATGAATCGTATCATTAGGCTGTACATCAATTTCAAAATACCCTTTTGAATCAGATTTTGCGCCGCGTACCTTGTTGGTGTTAATGATATTTACGTTTGGAAGAGGTTGTTTACTATCGTCATTTATAATATAACCCGATACTCTTTGAGGAGTTGTAGTTTCAGTCTCTTGTGCGAAACCAATGGCGGAGAATAGTAAAAAAAAGAAAACTGCGAAATATTTCATATCCTGATTTAAAGCACTAAAAGTAGTAAATCGAGATTAAATATTTTGCTGTATTCGAATATAATTATCAGAAAATTAACAAAGTCAGCGAGGAAGATTGGATTACATTGTTTTCAATTAAAAAACACATTTGCAGAGAGTAAGATTCTTAATATAAAAAAAATCCCAAATTCCAATTGTAGTAGGAATTTGGGATTTTGTATTTTAAGATATTAAAAAATTAATCTCTTCTTGGTCTTCTTGGTCTTGACGAATCGCCAAAGCTTTCAGAACGTCTTGGAGCTCTGTCAGAACCTCCTTCATTTCTTCTGAAACCGCCTTCTTTTCTTGGAGAAGATGAGCTTCTGTCGCTTCTGAAACCTTCTCCTCTTGAAGAATTTCTTTCGCCTCTAAATCCTCCAGAAGAACCTTCACGTCTTGGAGCGAAGTTTCCGTCTCTTCTTGAGTCTCCTCCAGAATTACGTCTTCCGCCACGGTTATTATGATCACGTCTTCCGCCTCCGTCATTTTTAGAAATCTCTACATTAATACGACGTCCTTCTAATTGCACATTGTTTAAAATGTCCATTACTTTATCAGTATGTTCAGGATCAGTATTAAAGAAAGAGAAACCTTCTTTAACATCAACTTTGAAAACATCATCACGACCTAGATCTAAAGTTTCTTTTAGATAATCTTTTAAAGACATCCAGTCGAAATTGTCTCTAGAGCCAATGTTTACGAAATAACGAACAGCTCCGTTATTATTGAATTCTCTTGGCTCAGAATCACCTCTTTCACGTCTTTCTCCAGAAGATTGAGTAGAGATATCTCTATTCTTTTTGTAGTAAGTAATGAAACGGTTAAATTCTACAGAAACCATTTTCTTAATCAATTCTTCTTTAGATAAATCTTCAAGAACATTGTTGATTGCTGGTAAGTAGTTGTCAATTTCGTGATCTACCTCAGTATCTTTAATTTTGTTTGCTAAGTGTAATAACTGAATTTCGCAGATTTCGATTCCAGATGGAATAGTTTTTTCTTCGAATTTTTGCTTAATGATTCTCTCGATAGAGTAAATTTTACGCAACTCACTTTTTGTAACAATTACAATAGAAGTTCCTAATTTTCCTGCTCTACCAGTACGTCCAGAACGGTGGTTATATGTTTCGATTTCGTCAGGTAATTGGTAGTTTACAACGTGAGTTACGTTATCAACATCAATACCACGTGCAGCAACGTCAGTAGCAACAAGCATCTGAATTTGTCTTCCTCTAAAAGATTTCATTACACCATCACGCTGTGCCTGAGATAAATCTCCATGCAATGCAGCAGCACTATATCCATCCTCAATTAATTTCTCGGCAATAGCCTGAGTGTCTCTTTTAGTACGACAGAAAACCACAGAAAAAATATCCGGGTTAGCATCTGCTAAACGTTTTAGGGCTTCGTAACGATCACGAGCATTCACTAAATAAAATTCATGAGAAACTGTAGATGAGCCAGAGTTTTTAGTTCCAACAGTAATTTCAACTGGTTCGCTCATAAATTGTTTTGCAATTCTGGCAACTTCCTGCGGCATTGTTGCAGAGAATAACCATGTACTTTTTTCGTCTGGAGTATCAGATAAAATCGAAACTATATCATCATAAAATCCCATGTTTAACATTTCGTCAGCCTCATCAAGAACACAGTAATCTATGTTTTTAATGTTTACCAGACCTCTGTTAATCATGTCTTGCATTCTTCCCGGAGTTGCTACAATAATCTGTGCTCCTCTTTTTATTTCTCTTGCCTGCTCTGTAATACTAGCTCCTCCGTAAACTGCTACCACATTAATACCTTTTTCGTATTTTGAGTAGTTTTTAAGTTCGTTAGTAATCTGTAAACAAAGCTCGCGTGTTGGCGATAAAACTAATGCTTGTGTATTTCTGTTGTCGGCATCAATTTTTTGAATTAGCGGAAAACCGAAAGCTGCCGTTTTCCCTGTCCCTGTTTGAGCCAACGCAACCATATCCGTGTCTTTTTCCAATAATAGGGGAATCGCCTTTTCCTGTACCTCTGACGGATTTTCAAATCCTAGATCTAAAATCGCCTTCAGTAACGATTCATTCAATCCTAATTGTTCAAATTTATTCATATGTGTTTTTAAAATAGGGTGCAAAATTACTGTTAATTATTCAGATATACTAATGCATTTTTAAGATTTATATATTTGTTATGATTTGATTTTCAAAAAGTTATGTTTGAAGTAAAATCCTTTTCGAAATAAACCAAAAAAAATACGTCGCGAAATATCAATTTTGACCTTTAAAATGTTGGATTTTAAACAATTATTTTCTTGAATTCAGAAAATCAATTAGTTGCTCGGTTGCTTTTGCACGATGACTAATTTTATTTTTGATTTCAGAAGGTAATTCGGCAAAAGTTTCTTTATAATTTTCCGGCTGAAAAATAGGATCATAGCCAAAGCCTTGATTTCCAGATTTGTTTAAAGTAATATTTCCTTTAGCCAAACCTGTAAAAAGATACTGTTTTCCTTCTAAATTTAAAGCAATAACAGTCTTAAATTGTGCCGTTCGATTTTCTTCATCTTTTAATGCTTTTAAAAGCTTGTTCATGTTATCATCAGCATTTTTTTGTTCGCCGGCATATCTGGCAGAATAAACGCCTGGTTCTCCGTTTAAAGCTTTCACTTCCAAACCTGTATCATCTGCAAAACAATCATAACC from the Flavobacterium sp. genome contains:
- a CDS encoding DUF3810 domain-containing protein translates to MKSKYILPLFLLIQILFLKILPFFPDYVEGLYSNNLYIRISNFSRTILGKIPFSVGDCIYAILILSIISWFWKIRKTWKSDWKDHLLKITGKISVFYFFFHVLWAFNYYRKPLFEKMEIKREYTDADLLAFTKRLIVKTNEIQFKITKNKDKKISFPYSQEEVFKMNLNGYENLAAEHPYFKYQTLSVKKSLFSVPLTYMGFGGYLNPFTNEAQVNDLLPMYSFPLTASHEMAHQIGFASENECNFIGVLASVKNDDLYFQYSGYSFALRYCLGIWKFKNEKVFEVLKNQINPGILKNYQESQDFWKKYDTFIDEGFHFLYDNFLKSNNQKDGMESYSKFIDLMINYYRTRKI
- a CDS encoding aminoacyl-histidine dipeptidase, with protein sequence MSQEIRNLEPKALWNKFADLNAVPRPSKKEERVIEFMKNFGNSLGLETFEDEIRNVIIRKPATPGMENRKPIVMQGHLDMVHQKNADTVFDFDTQGIDMYVDGDWVRARGTTLGADNGLGVATIMAILESKDIPHPAIEALFTVDEETGMTGALNLKGGILQGQILLNLDTEEDDEIDIGCAGGIDVTATREYNEEEVPEGSVGYTITVKGLNGGHSGMDIHKGLGNANKIMNRLLFDGFENFGLQITEINGGSLRNAIPRESVAKVIISQMFDEAFVFDMQEIITDIKAEYKTTEPNLSIEIVKTELPEKVMDLGVQEGIIRAIYAAQNGVYRMSADMADLVETSNNIARVVVKDGEILVGCLTRSSVESSKFDLANSLRSAFELVGCEVELSGSYPGWTPNVNSEILEVLKDIYEKQNGEQPKVVACHAGLECGILGTNYPGMDMISFGPTIHGAHSPDERASISSAQKYWKFVLEILSNIPVK
- a CDS encoding carboxypeptidase-like regulatory domain-containing protein, which gives rise to MKYFAVFFFLLFSAIGFAQETETTTPQRVSGYIINDDSKQPLPNVNIINTNKVRGAKSDSKGYFEIDVQPNDTIHFSLLGFQSLRIRVTNDWIKNKVTRIQLTEKAIALEEVVIAPFNLTGYLEIDSKLIPTKENYRYSISGLTQGYEAGEYSPNAFGKVLGSIFNPADMLYNFFGKNARELKKLKDMKKDDTIRNLLETKYDRETIAVLLGISKDEIPEIMHRCNYSDAFIQTANDLQILDAISGCYEQYKVLKRN
- a CDS encoding DEAD/DEAH box helicase; the encoded protein is MNKFEQLGLNESLLKAILDLGFENPSEVQEKAIPLLLEKDTDMVALAQTGTGKTAAFGFPLIQKIDADNRNTQALVLSPTRELCLQITNELKNYSKYEKGINVVAVYGGASITEQAREIKRGAQIIVATPGRMQDMINRGLVNIKNIDYCVLDEADEMLNMGFYDDIVSILSDTPDEKSTWLFSATMPQEVARIAKQFMSEPVEITVGTKNSGSSTVSHEFYLVNARDRYEALKRLADANPDIFSVVFCRTKRDTQAIAEKLIEDGYSAAALHGDLSQAQRDGVMKSFRGRQIQMLVATDVAARGIDVDNVTHVVNYQLPDEIETYNHRSGRTGRAGKLGTSIVIVTKSELRKIYSIERIIKQKFEEKTIPSGIEICEIQLLHLANKIKDTEVDHEIDNYLPAINNVLEDLSKEELIKKMVSVEFNRFITYYKKNRDISTQSSGERRERGDSEPREFNNNGAVRYFVNIGSRDNFDWMSLKDYLKETLDLGRDDVFKVDVKEGFSFFNTDPEHTDKVMDILNNVQLEGRRINVEISKNDGGGRRDHNNRGGRRNSGGDSRRDGNFAPRREGSSGGFRGERNSSRGEGFRSDRSSSSPRKEGGFRRNEGGSDRAPRRSESFGDSSRPRRPRRD
- a CDS encoding non-canonical purine NTP diphosphatase, coding for MKLVFASNNLNKIKEIQSILNGSIQLLSLEDIGCHEDIPETANTIEGNAILKANYVTEKYGYDCFADDTGLEVKALNGEPGVYSARYAGEQKNADDNMNKLLKALKDEENRTAQFKTVIALNLEGKQYLFTGLAKGNITLNKSGNQGFGYDPIFQPENYKETFAELPSEIKNKISHRAKATEQLIDFLNSRK